From one Bacteroides fragilis NCTC 9343 genomic stretch:
- a CDS encoding succinate dehydrogenase/fumarate reductase cytochrome b subunit, with the protein MWLSNSSVGRKVVMSVTGIALVLFLTFHMAMNLVAIISAEGYNLVCEFLGANWYALVATLGLAALFVIHIIYAFWLTIQNRAARGSERYAVVDKPKTVEWASQNMLVLGIIVILGLGLHLFNFWAKMQLPELVHNMGGVADTTYAADGVYHIMNTFSNPVYVVLYLVWLGALWFHLTHGFWSSMQSLGWNNKIWINRWKCISNIYSTIVVVCFALVVVVFFVKSLACGAC; encoded by the coding sequence ATGTGGTTAAGTAATTCATCTGTAGGAAGGAAAGTGGTGATGAGCGTTACCGGTATCGCCCTTGTCCTGTTTCTAACGTTTCACATGGCGATGAACCTTGTTGCGATCATCTCGGCTGAGGGTTACAACTTGGTTTGTGAGTTCCTGGGAGCAAACTGGTATGCGTTGGTAGCTACGCTGGGCCTGGCTGCCCTCTTCGTGATTCACATTATCTACGCTTTCTGGCTGACAATACAGAATCGCGCAGCACGTGGTAGCGAACGTTACGCCGTAGTTGACAAACCTAAAACCGTGGAATGGGCATCACAAAACATGCTGGTGCTGGGTATCATCGTTATCTTAGGTTTGGGCCTTCACCTCTTTAACTTCTGGGCTAAAATGCAGTTACCTGAATTGGTGCACAACATGGGAGGAGTAGCAGACACAACTTATGCTGCTGATGGTGTTTATCACATCATGAACACTTTCTCTAACCCTGTATATGTAGTGCTGTACCTCGTTTGGCTGGGCGCCCTTTGGTTCCACCTGACTCATGGTTTCTGGAGCTCTATGCAATCTTTGGGCTGGAACAACAAGATTTGGATCAACCGCTGGAAATGCATCTCCAACATCTATTCAACCATCGTTGTTGTATGCTTTGCTCTGGTAGTAGTCGTATTCTTCGTTAAATCGTTGGCATGCGGTGCTTGCTAA
- a CDS encoding S41 family peptidase, which yields MKRIIYLLIGLCSVLGLQAQNFGSPAMRKLQLAEFAISNLYVDTVNENKLVESAIIEMLAQLDPHSTYSDAEEVKKMNEPLQGNFEGIGVQFQMIEDTLLIVQPVSNGPSEKVGILAGDRIIAVNDTAIAGVKMGTEEIMGRLRGPKDSKVNLTIIRRGVKEPLLFNVKRDKIPILSLDAAYMIQPKIGYIRINRFGATTAEEFLKALKELQKKGMKDLILDLQGNGGGYLNAAIDLANEFLGQKELIVYTEGRSAQRSEFFAKGNGNFRNGRLVVLVDEYSASASEIVTGAIQDWDRGVVVGRRSFGKGLVQRPIDLPDGSMIRLTIARYYTPAGRCIQKPYDSSINEKPGKGKSSESSIEKYNQDLIDRYNHGEMVSADSIHFPDSLKCQTKKLGRTVYGGGGIMPDYFVPVDTTLYTDYHRNLVAKGVVIKTTMNFIEKNRKALLDKYKTFEKFNEKFEIDDQLLNYLREAADKEKIEFNEEQYNKALPLIKAQLKALIARDLWDMNEYFQVMNATNKSVERALEILNDKEYEKILK from the coding sequence ATGAAAAGAATAATATACCTGCTTATCGGTTTGTGTTCCGTTTTGGGACTACAGGCACAGAACTTTGGCTCACCCGCCATGCGAAAATTACAACTGGCAGAGTTCGCCATCTCTAATTTATATGTAGATACGGTCAATGAAAACAAACTGGTTGAATCGGCCATCATAGAAATGCTGGCACAGCTCGACCCTCATTCCACCTATTCGGATGCCGAAGAGGTGAAGAAAATGAATGAACCGCTCCAAGGCAATTTCGAAGGGATAGGTGTACAGTTTCAGATGATCGAAGATACGCTGCTCATCGTACAACCGGTGAGTAATGGCCCGTCCGAAAAGGTAGGTATCCTGGCAGGAGACCGTATCATCGCGGTGAATGACACAGCCATAGCAGGCGTAAAAATGGGAACAGAAGAAATCATGGGACGCCTGCGGGGCCCCAAAGATTCGAAAGTAAACCTGACCATTATCCGCAGAGGTGTGAAAGAACCGCTTTTATTTAATGTAAAACGAGATAAAATTCCAATCCTCAGCCTGGATGCCGCTTATATGATTCAGCCTAAAATAGGATACATCCGTATCAACCGTTTTGGAGCAACTACCGCCGAAGAGTTTCTAAAAGCCCTGAAAGAGTTACAGAAAAAAGGGATGAAAGACCTGATTCTGGACCTGCAAGGCAACGGAGGTGGTTATCTGAATGCCGCCATCGATCTGGCAAACGAGTTCCTGGGACAAAAAGAACTGATTGTCTACACAGAAGGACGTTCTGCACAACGCAGTGAGTTTTTTGCCAAAGGTAACGGAAACTTCCGTAACGGACGTCTGGTGGTATTGGTAGACGAATATTCGGCTTCGGCAAGTGAGATTGTGACAGGTGCCATTCAGGATTGGGACAGAGGAGTGGTGGTAGGACGCCGTTCTTTCGGTAAAGGACTGGTTCAACGCCCGATCGACCTTCCGGACGGTTCTATGATCCGCCTGACCATTGCCCGCTACTATACACCTGCAGGACGTTGCATACAAAAGCCTTATGACAGCAGCATCAACGAAAAACCGGGAAAAGGAAAAAGCAGTGAAAGCAGCATCGAAAAATACAACCAGGATCTGATCGACCGGTATAATCATGGCGAAATGGTCAGTGCAGACAGCATCCACTTCCCGGATTCACTGAAATGCCAGACTAAAAAACTGGGACGTACGGTTTATGGTGGAGGAGGTATCATGCCGGACTACTTCGTTCCGGTAGACACAACGCTATATACCGACTATCACCGTAACCTGGTAGCCAAAGGGGTAGTCATTAAAACCACAATGAACTTCATTGAAAAGAACCGAAAGGCTTTATTGGATAAATATAAGACATTCGAGAAATTCAATGAAAAGTTTGAAATCGACGACCAGCTATTGAACTACCTGAGAGAAGCTGCCGATAAAGAAAAGATTGAATTCAACGAAGAGCAGTACAACAAAGCCCTGCCACTGATTAAAGCGCAGCTGAAAGCTTTGATAGCCCGTGACTTATGGGATATGAATGAATATTTCCAAGTAATGAATGCCACCAATAAGAGTGTGGAGCGGGCACTGGAAATCTTAAATGACAAAGAGTACGAAAAGATATTGAAATAA
- a CDS encoding helix-turn-helix transcriptional regulator, which produces MARETQCNRQTDCAQCPKATEGILVHRKFPKGQHFPPDKCTQNCILFILQGELLVNSEEYPGTTLREGQFILQSIGSKLELLALTDVNYVVYWFNEPPLICEQRYHEILQQSEAPLTYTPLVMTQRITNFMKDICDYLDEQMPCGAFIDLKCQELMYLIICYYPIPQLSKFFYPISSYTESFQYFVMQNYEKVKNVEEFAHLGGYTTTTFRRLFKNMYGVPVYEWILSKKREGILEDLQHTKQRITEISNRYGFDSLSHFAHFCKASFGDSPRALRTRAARGEKITALKTE; this is translated from the coding sequence ATGGCCAGAGAAACTCAATGTAATAGACAGACAGATTGTGCGCAATGTCCCAAAGCTACAGAAGGCATACTTGTTCACCGGAAGTTTCCCAAAGGACAACATTTTCCGCCCGACAAATGCACACAAAATTGTATCCTGTTTATACTACAAGGAGAATTACTGGTCAACAGTGAAGAGTATCCCGGCACCACATTACGTGAAGGACAATTTATTCTCCAGTCCATCGGCTCCAAATTAGAATTACTGGCACTGACAGACGTAAATTATGTAGTGTACTGGTTCAACGAACCACCCCTGATCTGTGAACAGCGCTATCATGAGATCCTGCAACAATCAGAAGCTCCGCTAACTTATACACCATTGGTTATGACACAACGCATAACCAACTTCATGAAAGATATTTGTGATTACCTCGATGAACAGATGCCTTGCGGCGCATTCATCGATCTGAAATGTCAGGAACTGATGTATCTGATCATCTGTTATTACCCGATACCCCAGTTGAGCAAGTTTTTCTATCCCATCAGCAGCTATACGGAAAGTTTCCAATATTTCGTCATGCAGAATTACGAAAAGGTGAAAAACGTAGAGGAGTTTGCACACCTGGGAGGCTATACCACTACCACTTTTCGCCGTTTATTCAAGAACATGTATGGCGTACCTGTATACGAATGGATTCTGAGCAAGAAAAGAGAAGGCATCCTGGAAGACCTCCAGCATACCAAACAACGGATCACCGAGATCAGTAATCGTTACGGATTCGACTCTTTATCACATTTTGCACATTTCTGCAAAGCTTCCTTTGGAGACTCTCCACGTGCCCTTCGTACACGTGCAGCCAGAGGTGAAAAAATTACTGCTTTAAAAACAGAATAG
- a CDS encoding phosphatase PAP2 family protein, translated as MKKFVLICFCVLSSVGGYAQNWDINTLHKINSLDSKFARNYSKAFSKSAPYIAVGVPVAMAVYAGIDKDKELLKDAIYIGTSVAEAVVITYGMKYAFDRERPYDRYPDRVDARSHESSPSFPSGHTAAAFSLATSLSIRYPKWYVIAPSAFWACSVGFSRMNEGVHYPSDVAAGAVIGAGCAVANIYVNRWLNKWLFGEKKKVTISY; from the coding sequence ATGAAGAAATTTGTGCTTATTTGTTTTTGTGTGCTTTCTTCGGTAGGGGGATATGCTCAGAACTGGGATATCAATACGTTACATAAAATAAACAGTCTTGATAGTAAGTTTGCGAGGAATTATAGCAAAGCCTTTTCTAAATCGGCACCTTATATTGCGGTAGGTGTACCGGTGGCGATGGCTGTATATGCAGGTATCGATAAAGATAAAGAGTTGCTGAAAGATGCCATTTACATCGGTACGAGTGTGGCCGAGGCAGTCGTGATTACGTATGGTATGAAATATGCTTTTGACCGTGAGCGTCCCTACGACCGTTATCCGGATCGGGTAGATGCACGTAGTCATGAATCGAGTCCTTCGTTTCCTTCCGGTCATACGGCAGCAGCCTTTTCACTGGCTACTTCTTTGAGTATCCGCTATCCTAAATGGTATGTGATAGCTCCATCTGCTTTCTGGGCATGTTCTGTGGGATTCTCAAGAATGAATGAAGGAGTACATTACCCGTCGGATGTAGCAGCAGGAGCTGTGATAGGGGCCGGTTGTGCGGTAGCCAATATTTATGTGAATCGCTGGCTTAACAAGTGGTTGTTCGGTGAGAAGAAGAAGGTTACAATAAGTTATTGA